The genomic interval CAGTTCATGAGGCCGGAGCGGCAACTGTTGGTGCTGCCGCTCTATCGGGACGGCAAGCCACAGCGTCCTCCGCCTCGAGTGTTGGCCGGTCGGATGTTGAGCGAATCGTCGGGAGCGTCAACGAGATTCATCAACTACAGCTGATGGCCGGAGGAGACCGGCTGTGCGATCTTGCCGCCAACGAAGCCCGGTATGTCGAGCAGCTGCTCGACCACGGCAGCTACACCGATCGCGTCGGCAAGGCATTGACCGGTGCCGCTGCCGAGATGATGACCGCGGCGAGCTGGTCTATTACGACGCCGGTCGATGGCCGGCCGCCCGCCGGTACCACGCGGATGCCGCTCAAGCTGCCACGACTGCGGGCGACGGCATCGCTGCAGCTCATCGTTGGATCAACGCATGCCTGCTGTCGTACCGGGAGGGGTTCACAAGAGTGGGAGACCGTTTGCCGCTCGGCAAGGTGGCGACGGAGTCTTACGATCACCCCGCCGAGATAGTTTTGGACGACACAGGCCGTCACAGCGGACTGGCCCTCGGCGAAGTCACGCTCAGCCCAATCCGACGACCGCTGGTCTCTGCGGATCACGCCGTCTGGACGGCATCCTCGAGAGCGCGGCGCGACCCGACAACCACATGTGCAGGCTACCGGCGCTGCACGTCCGAGCGCAGCTCGGCGTACCTGTTGACCTGGTCAACACGGCTCGAGTGATCTCCAGGTCACCCAAGCGCCGAGATCCGGTGAGGTCGCAGATGAAAGACATTTCCGGTGGTCAGGGTCCGGGGTTCGAATCCCGCATCCTCCGCTGCGAACCGCCGGTAGAAACCTCTACCGGCGGTTCTGCGTTGGTGGACGCTACCTGGCCGTTCCGTGCCGGCAATTTCCTGCCAACGGATCGGCCTCGGCTACTTGTGCAGGGCTGTGAGCGCCTTCTTCAACTGCTCCTTGCACACCGTGCCGACATCCTCCTTGTTGACCGGGGAGGAGGAGTCGATGGAGATCTTCACCTTGGCGGAGAGGTTGGAGTCGAGGACCGCGCAGGTGTAGTCGGTGCTGACGAAGCTGGAGTAGTTCTGCTCGTAGACGGCGTAGTAGGCGTCTTGGCCGAGGCCGGCGATGGTGCCGGAGGTGCGGCCGCTGCCGGTGGTCTTGGTGTCGTAGTCCTTCCAGTTGTTGAAGCCGGGGGTGCCGTACTTCGACTGGAAATCGGCCTCGAAGTCCAGGTCCGAGCCGTCGGAGCCGTACTTCCCGGCGCCGGTGTAGGACGCGCGGCACTCCAGCGAACCGCCGCCGTAGCTGGCGTCGGGCTGGCGTTCGGTGTGCTCGTTGGCGCCGTCGGGGGTGGGCGCCCACTTGCGCAGCACCGTGGTGTCGACCAGCGCGCACGCGTCGTTGATGTTGGCCATCGAGTAGTTACCGTCGGTCTTCTTGTCCGTTCCGGTCGCCCCGCTACCGCTGCTGCCGCTGTCGTCCTTGGCGGCGAGGGCCACGATGCCGATGACGACGCCGACGAGCACGACCAGACCCAGCACACCACCGATGATCCACGGGGTCGCGTTGCTCTTCTTGGGCGGATACCCGCCCTGATACGGCTGCTGGTAGGGCGTGCCACCGTACGGCGGCGCCGGATAGCCGGGCTGCGGCTGCTGCGGATACTGCGGCTGGCTCTGCTGCTGGTACTGCGGCTGCGGCGTGCCCAGGTAGTTGTCGAAACCGGCGCCGAGCACGGTGGGGTCGGTACCGGTGACCGGGCCCTGCCCGCCGCCGTACACGGTCGGGTCGGTGCCCGTCACCGGTCCCTGTCCGCCGCCGTACACGGTCGGATCCGCGCCCGAGATCGGGTTGTCCGGGCTCGACATGGGCGTCGACCACCACTGCGTTTCATTGGATTGCCCGCTCTGCGCCGGCTGATCCCGGTCGTGCGGTGGGTTGGTGCCTGTCACTGCTCAAATCCTCCGGTTGTGGCGCGGAAGCCCCCTCGAAATGTCGCACAGATCGTAGCCATTCGGGCGCTCCAAGTCGCGATGCCAGTTGTGGGGGCAGCGAACCGCAGACCCCGGTGCGCCGCCGGTCGCGGTGTTTGCCGTGGTGAAGCGGGTCGTGAGGGTCCGGTTCGGTACTGGGCGAGACAGTCGCTACACTTGCCGATGGATCCCGCGCGGCGCGCATCCTGTGAACTCCCCCAGGGCCGGAAGGCAGCAAGGGTCAACGGGCTCTGCCGGGTGCGCGGGGTCCCCTTAATCTCTCTGCGGCCCGGGGGCGGCCGGAAGTTCCGAAAGTCGTATGCACCACACCTTGCGCGGCGGGTAACGTGGTCGGCTGGACCGGGGCCAGAAGCACCCGGCCCGCAACCCTGTACCTCGCTGCTTGAAAGGCTGCTCAGGATGCCCCGGCAAACGCAGATCGGTTTGATGAGCCAAGCGGAACTCGTGTCCGAACACGAGACGCAGACCGCGAACTACGCGAAGCTCCAGGCCGAGAAGCTCACGCTGGATATCACGCGCGGCAAGCCGTCGCCGGAACAACTCGACCTGTCCGCCGAGCTGCTGACGCTGCCCGGGGCGGGCGAGTTCCGCGACGGCTCCGGCACCGACTGCCGCAATTACGGTGGCCTGCACGGTCTTCCGGAGCTGCGCGCCATCTTCGGCGAACTGCTCGGCATCCCGGTCGAGAACCTGCTCGCCGGCAACAACGCCAGCCTGGAACTGATGCACGATGTCATCGTCTACGCGATGCTGCACGGCACCACCGATTCGCCGCGGCGCTGGGCGGACGAGCCGATCAAATTCGTCTGTCCCGCACCGGGTTACGACCGGCATTTCGCGATCACCCAGTCCCTCGGCATCGAGATGATCCCGGTCGCCATGCACCACGACGGCCCGGACGTGCGCGCCATCGCGCAGCTGGTGGCGGCCGATCCGCAGATCAAGGGTCTGTGGGCGGTGCCCAACTATTCCAACCCCACCGGCGTCACCTTCTCCGAAGACGTTGTGCGCGAGCTGGTTTCGATGCCCGCCGCGGCGCCGGACTTCCGGCTGTTCTGGGACAACGCGTACGCGGTGCACCCGCTGACCGACACCGCGGCGCCGGTGCTGGACGTGCTCGGGATGGCCGCGGCCGCCGGTAACCCCAACCGCCCCTTCGTCTTCGCCTCCACTTCGAAGATCACCTTCGCCGGGTCGGGTGTCAGCTTCATCGGCGGATCGGCCGCGAATCTGGAGTGGTACCTGAAACACCTGTCGAAGAAGAGCATCGGCCCGGACAAGATCAACCAGCTGCGGCACCTGCGTTTCTTCGGCGACGCCGAGGGCGTGCGCACGCACATGCAGAAGCACCGCGCCATCCTGGAGCCGAAATTCAAACTGGTGCTGCGCATCCTGGAGGAGCGGCTGGGCGCCTCCAAGGTCGCGTCCTGGACCGAGCCCAAGGGCGGCTACTTCGTCAGCCTCGACGTCCTGGAGGGCACCGCGGCCAAGGTGGTGCAGCTGGCCAAGGAGGCCGGAATCGCCCTCACCCCGGCGGGTTCGGCGTTCCCCTACGGAAAAGACCCGGAGGACAAGAACATTCGCATCGCCCCGAGCTTCCCGTCCCTGTCGGATCTGGAAGCCGCGATGCACGGTCTGGCCACGTGTGTCCTGCTGGCCGCGACCGAGAAGCACCTCGGCAAGTAGGACTTGTTCCGTTGCCCGTTCTGAGCGACGGGTTCCGACCGAGTAGTAGTGCGTTCATGAAGCCGCCGCCGTTGTCTGGCAACGGCGGCGGTTTCGTCGGCTGTGTTGGTCGGGGTTAGCCGGGCTTGTGGGCGAGCACCGCGAAGATGGTCACGGACAGGTGGATATCGCCGGTGCGGGCGCCCGCGTCGAGGTCGGCGAGCAGCTGGGTGCGTTGCTGTTCGGTGATCGCGCCGCGGGCCACCGCCATGGCCGAGACGCGGCCCACCAGGGCTCCCGCGCCGATCGCGGGGTCCTGGACCAGCGCGTGCGAGCCGTGGTCGTCGATCTCCAGACCCGCGTGGGTGAGCAGGCCCGGCAGCCGACGCCCGGCGAACGGGTCGGTGGTGTTGCTGATCAGCGTCTCGATCACCTCGCGCACCACGTGCCGGTCGCCGGGATGCACGATCGCGGTGCCCCAGTCGCTGTCCATCAGCACCACCCGGCCGCCCGGCCGCAGCACCCGCGCTATCTCACCCACGGCGCGGGCGGGGGAGGTCAGGTGCTGGAAGACCCGTTCACACAGGGCGACATCGCAGCTCTCGTTGGCCAGCGGCAGGTTGTAGGCATCGCCAGGCACGAATCTGGCCGCCGACCCGGCCTCGGCCGCGCGGCGCTGCGCCGCCGTCAGCAGCTCGGGGTCGGGTTCCACCCCGACAGCCGACCCACCGGGCCCGACCGCCTCACCGAACGTGAGCACCTCCGACCCGGTGCCGGAGCCGATGTCGACGGCGCTCTCACCGGGCCGCGCGGCCAGGGCTTCGTGCGCCCAGCGCCGCAACCGCCGAATCCCGGGCAGCGCGGCCTGCAGGTCGCGGACGTCGATGAGCT from Nocardia wallacei carries:
- a CDS encoding aminotransferase class I/II-fold pyridoxal phosphate-dependent enzyme, whose product is MPRQTQIGLMSQAELVSEHETQTANYAKLQAEKLTLDITRGKPSPEQLDLSAELLTLPGAGEFRDGSGTDCRNYGGLHGLPELRAIFGELLGIPVENLLAGNNASLELMHDVIVYAMLHGTTDSPRRWADEPIKFVCPAPGYDRHFAITQSLGIEMIPVAMHHDGPDVRAIAQLVAADPQIKGLWAVPNYSNPTGVTFSEDVVRELVSMPAAAPDFRLFWDNAYAVHPLTDTAAPVLDVLGMAAAAGNPNRPFVFASTSKITFAGSGVSFIGGSAANLEWYLKHLSKKSIGPDKINQLRHLRFFGDAEGVRTHMQKHRAILEPKFKLVLRILEERLGASKVASWTEPKGGYFVSLDVLEGTAAKVVQLAKEAGIALTPAGSAFPYGKDPEDKNIRIAPSFPSLSDLEAAMHGLATCVLLAATEKHLGK
- a CDS encoding methyltransferase domain-containing protein; translated protein: MAPTHSTSFSGLRPDRFDRDGREQLIDVRDLQAALPGIRRLRRWAHEALAARPGESAVDIGSGTGSEVLTFGEAVGPGGSAVGVEPDPELLTAAQRRAAEAGSAARFVPGDAYNLPLANESCDVALCERVFQHLTSPARAVGEIARVLRPGGRVVLMDSDWGTAIVHPGDRHVVREVIETLISNTTDPFAGRRLPGLLTHAGLEIDDHGSHALVQDPAIGAGALVGRVSAMAVARGAITEQQRTQLLADLDAGARTGDIHLSVTIFAVLAHKPG